From the Halomonas meridiana genome, one window contains:
- a CDS encoding DUF2335 domain-containing protein yields MTKPSSNPQPASESQKPDQTDHDEHTPHHQNLRADQEADSPEDQQELAELGTLLSKDDLSDEEQQALTQLLQRHKSDVAVAISRRTTSAFQGPLPPPSILSGYEAIVPGSAAKIIDWADSEREHRHRTETTIVRAETTRDLRGQLLAATVALAGFSVAAFALYLDHAGVAAMITAMDIGGMVAAFIYGRRSAED; encoded by the coding sequence ATGACCAAACCTTCATCAAACCCTCAGCCCGCCAGCGAGTCGCAGAAGCCTGATCAAACGGATCACGACGAGCATACGCCACATCATCAAAACCTTCGGGCGGATCAAGAAGCTGATTCGCCTGAGGATCAACAAGAGCTCGCCGAACTTGGCACCCTGCTAAGCAAAGACGATCTCTCAGATGAAGAACAGCAGGCACTTACTCAACTACTGCAGCGCCACAAATCAGACGTTGCGGTGGCCATCAGCCGACGCACTACCTCGGCATTTCAAGGGCCTTTACCCCCTCCCAGTATTTTGAGCGGCTATGAGGCTATAGTGCCTGGCTCGGCAGCCAAAATAATCGACTGGGCTGACAGCGAACGCGAACACCGCCACCGTACGGAAACGACGATTGTACGTGCTGAGACCACTCGTGATTTACGTGGCCAATTACTAGCCGCAACAGTAGCACTGGCAGGTTTCAGCGTAGCGGCTTTTGCTTTGTACTTAGACCATGCAGGCGTCGCTGCGATGATCACAGCCATGGATATAGGTGGTATGGTCGCGGCCTTTATCTATGGTCGACGCAGCGCCGAAGACTAG
- a CDS encoding type II toxin-antitoxin system HicB family antitoxin, with translation MLFPIAIERGDEQHAYGVVVPDLPGCHSAGDTFEDALANAKEAIDGWLEVAVEYGDPIPEATSIEHHMDNPDFTGWIWAVVDIDVTPYLGKSHKINVTLPDLLVKQIDDFVARHPGDKTRSGFLSRVAMAELARNKQAS, from the coding sequence ATGTTATTTCCCATTGCCATTGAACGCGGCGACGAACAACACGCCTATGGCGTCGTGGTGCCCGACCTGCCCGGCTGCCACTCCGCAGGCGACACCTTCGAAGACGCCTTGGCCAACGCCAAAGAAGCCATCGATGGCTGGCTGGAAGTGGCCGTTGAATACGGCGACCCCATCCCCGAAGCCACGTCCATCGAACATCACATGGACAACCCCGACTTCACCGGCTGGATCTGGGCCGTTGTCGATATCGACGTGACCCCGTACCTGGGCAAAAGCCACAAGATCAACGTCACCCTGCCCGACCTCCTGGTCAAACAGATCGACGACTTCGTGGCCCGTCACCCCGGCGACAAAACCCGCTCCGGCTTTCTCTCCCGCGTCGCCATGGCCGAACTGGCCAGGAACAAACAAGCCAGCTAA
- a CDS encoding type II toxin-antitoxin system HicA family toxin has translation MNSRALIKQLEADGWALVRVKGSHHHFRHPTKPGTITVPHPKKDLKTGLVKAIRKSAGLE, from the coding sequence GTGAACAGCAGAGCACTGATCAAGCAATTGGAAGCGGATGGATGGGCACTAGTCAGAGTCAAAGGCAGCCACCACCACTTCAGGCACCCGACCAAACCCGGCACCATCACCGTGCCACATCCGAAAAAGGATCTGAAAACGGGATTGGTCAAAGCCATCAGGAAAAGCGCTGGCCTCGAATGA